ATACCCATTCGGATCATACGCTTCGCGTTTATGGTCTTGTCGGCTTCCTTTGGCGTTTACGGCCTGACTATCGGCATCATTGTCCTTGTTGTGCATCTGTGCCATCTTCGTTCTGCCGGCATTCCGTACTTAAGTCCAAGCGCTCCTTTCCATGCCAGCCAGCAAAGCGATGCGATCTTTCGCCTGCCTTATTGGAAATCAACGAAAGGGCAGACGAAGCAGGGTCGGTCTTCATGAACGCTTGCAAAAGGATAGGACTGGCTTTTACCGCTTTATTACTGGTGGCTTCGCTCCTGACGGGATGCTGGAACCGGCGAGAGCTGAACGCGATATCCGTTGTGCTGGCTATGGGAATAGATTGGGTAGACGAACAGTATCAATTGACCGTTCAAGTATCAGACCCGTCCCAGATGTCGATGAATCGTTCAGGCGAGCGATCTCCTGCCATTATTTTCTCGGAACGCGCGCCAACAATTTTTGAAGCGCTGCGCAAAATTACGACCAAGGCTTCGCGAAGGATGTATTTATCCCATATGCGGATCGTCATTATTAATGAAAAGATTGCGGAGCGCGGGATTCGGAATCCTCTTGATTTTCTATTCCGGGATCACGAGGTCCGTCCGGACTTTTTCATGGCCGTTGCGAAAGGCTGCGACGCCCAAGACATTCTAGCGTTCGTTACGCCAATGGAAGTGCTGCCAGCCATCGATTTATACAAATCGCTTAAAGTATCAGAGAGTGCCTGGGCGCCTACTTCCGCGGTCAATGTGGTTGATATGATGCAGAAGGTAACGAAGGATGGAATCGAACCGGTTCTAACGGGAATTACGCTTATCGGCAACAGAAACAAAGGGATGAAGATGGATAATGTGAAGCAGCCCAAAGCATATGCCGAATACAAATATACGGGAATCGGCGTGCTTCTGGATGACCGTATTGTGGGATGGTTGGGCGAATCGGACAGCAAAGGCTACAGTTATGTGACTAACAATGTACGCAGTACAGTTGGCCATGTGAGATGCCCCAGCGGCAAGGATAATTTTGTCATTGAGATCTATAAATCGCATGCCGAGATTATTCCTTCCATAAAAGACGGCAAACCGCACGTGAAAATAGAAATGAAAAGCGATGCCAACATCGGCGAATATCATTGCGAAGAAGATCTTGGCGATGAGAAGGCATTCAGCCAATTGCAGCGGGGAGCCAGGGAAGAACAAAAGATTACGCTTGAGCACAGCATCCGTCATGTGCAGCAGAAATACGGCTCGGATATTTACGGCTTTGGGGAAGCCTTTCACCGGAAATACCCGAAACAATGGAGCAAATGGAAGAAGCAATGGCCTGAGATATTCAAAAATGATCTGCAGGTGGAAGTTGTTATCAAAAGCGAGCTGCACAAAACAGGAAAGATCGTGAACACGATTCACAAGCAGCCGTAACAGCTAAGAGAGGTTAATCTTTCGGGAGGCGGACGAAATGGATCATTTGATTATTCTGCTGATTTTTCTGGCAGGAGCTTATATGGAGTATCGCGTCCTGATGAAGAAACGGCAAATACGCGAGATTGCAGTCAGCGCGAGTTTCCTTACCGTGGGAGTT
This region of Paenibacillus sp. JDR-2 genomic DNA includes:
- a CDS encoding Ger(x)C family spore germination protein, which encodes MNACKRIGLAFTALLLVASLLTGCWNRRELNAISVVLAMGIDWVDEQYQLTVQVSDPSQMSMNRSGERSPAIIFSERAPTIFEALRKITTKASRRMYLSHMRIVIINEKIAERGIRNPLDFLFRDHEVRPDFFMAVAKGCDAQDILAFVTPMEVLPAIDLYKSLKVSESAWAPTSAVNVVDMMQKVTKDGIEPVLTGITLIGNRNKGMKMDNVKQPKAYAEYKYTGIGVLLDDRIVGWLGESDSKGYSYVTNNVRSTVGHVRCPSGKDNFVIEIYKSHAEIIPSIKDGKPHVKIEMKSDANIGEYHCEEDLGDEKAFSQLQRGAREEQKITLEHSIRHVQQKYGSDIYGFGEAFHRKYPKQWSKWKKQWPEIFKNDLQVEVVIKSELHKTGKIVNTIHKQP